A window from Streptomyces sp. NBC_00271 encodes these proteins:
- a CDS encoding NAD+ synthase, which produces MPQLRLALNQIDSTVGDLTANAEAIVRWTRHSAEQGAHLVAFPEMVLTGYPVEDLALRSSFVEASRAALRALAARLADEGFGELPVIVGYLDRSETAQPKYGQPAGAPQNAAAVLHGGRVALTFAKHHLPNYGVFDEFRYFVPGDTMPVVRVHGIDVALAICEDLWQDGGRVPAARSAGAGLLLSINASPYERDKDDTRLELVRKRAQEAGCTTAYLAMIGGQDELVFDGDSIVVDRDGEVVARAPQFAEGCVVLDLELPAGAAEPVTGVVDDGLRIERLVLSGEPLPAYEAELAGGYAERLDADEEVYSALVVGLRAYVAKNGFRSVLIGLSGGIDSALVAAIACDALGAQNVYGVSMPSKYSSDHSKGDAAELARRTGLNFRTVAIEPMFDAYMSSLGLTGLAEENLQSRLRGTMLMAISNQEGHIVLAPGNKSELAVGYSTLYGDSVGAYGPIKDVYKTSIFRLAEWRNRAAAERGQTPPIPENSITKPPSAELRPDQVDTDSLPDYPVLDAILERYVDRDEGADGIVAAGFDRELVVKTLRMVDTAEYKRRQYPPGTKISAKGFGKDRRLPITNRWREHA; this is translated from the coding sequence GTGCCTCAACTACGCCTCGCCCTGAATCAGATCGACTCGACCGTCGGCGATCTCACCGCCAACGCCGAGGCGATCGTCCGTTGGACCCGGCACTCCGCCGAGCAGGGAGCGCATCTGGTGGCGTTCCCCGAGATGGTGCTGACCGGGTATCCCGTCGAGGACCTGGCCCTGCGGTCGTCCTTCGTCGAGGCCTCCCGCGCGGCGCTGCGCGCGCTGGCCGCGCGGCTGGCCGACGAGGGCTTCGGAGAGCTACCGGTGATCGTCGGCTACCTCGACCGGTCCGAGACCGCCCAGCCGAAGTACGGGCAGCCGGCCGGCGCCCCGCAGAACGCCGCCGCCGTGCTCCACGGGGGCCGGGTGGCGCTGACCTTCGCCAAGCACCACCTTCCGAACTACGGCGTGTTCGACGAGTTCCGCTACTTCGTGCCCGGCGACACCATGCCGGTCGTGCGGGTGCACGGGATCGACGTGGCCCTCGCCATCTGCGAGGACCTCTGGCAGGACGGCGGGCGCGTGCCGGCCGCCCGGTCCGCCGGGGCCGGGCTGCTGCTCTCCATCAACGCCTCGCCGTACGAGCGCGACAAGGACGACACCCGCCTCGAACTGGTGCGCAAGCGGGCCCAGGAGGCCGGCTGCACCACCGCCTACCTCGCCATGATCGGCGGGCAGGACGAGCTGGTCTTCGACGGCGACTCCATCGTGGTCGACCGGGACGGGGAGGTCGTCGCACGCGCGCCGCAGTTCGCGGAGGGGTGCGTCGTACTGGACCTGGAGCTGCCGGCGGGTGCCGCCGAGCCGGTGACGGGCGTCGTCGACGACGGGCTGCGGATCGAGCGGCTGGTGCTGTCGGGGGAACCGCTGCCCGCGTACGAGGCGGAGCTCGCCGGCGGGTACGCGGAGCGGCTCGACGCCGACGAGGAGGTCTACTCGGCGCTGGTCGTCGGCCTGCGGGCGTACGTCGCGAAGAACGGGTTCCGGTCCGTGCTGATCGGACTGTCCGGCGGCATCGACTCGGCGCTGGTCGCGGCGATCGCGTGCGACGCGCTGGGTGCGCAGAACGTGTACGGGGTGTCGATGCCGTCGAAGTACTCCTCCGACCACTCCAAGGGGGACGCGGCGGAGCTGGCGCGGCGGACGGGGCTGAACTTCCGGACGGTGGCGATCGAGCCGATGTTCGACGCGTATATGTCGTCGCTGGGGCTGACCGGGCTGGCGGAGGAGAACCTCCAGTCGCGCCTGCGAGGCACGATGCTGATGGCCATCTCCAACCAGGAGGGGCACATCGTGCTGGCGCCGGGGAACAAGTCCGAGCTGGCGGTGGGGTATTCGACGCTGTACGGCGACTCCGTGGGCGCGTACGGGCCCATCAAGGACGTGTACAAGACGTCGATCTTCCGGCTGGCGGAGTGGCGGAACCGGGCGGCGGCCGAGCGGGGGCAGACCCCGCCGATCCCCGAGAACTCGATCACCAAGCCGCCGAGCGCGGAGCTGCGTCCCGACCAGGTCGACACGGACTCCCTCCCCGACTATCCCGTGCTGGACGCGATCCTCGAGCGGTATGTGGACCGGGACGAGGGGGCGGACGGGATCGTCGCGGCGGGGTTCGACCGGGAGCTGGTGGTGAAGACGCTGCGGATGGTGGACACGGCGGAGTACAAGCGCCGGCAGTATCCGCCGGGCACGAAGATCTCCGCCAAGGGGTTCGGGAAGGACCGGCGGCTTCCGATCACCAATCGGTGGCGCGAGCACGCGTGA
- a CDS encoding endonuclease/exonuclease/phosphatase family protein, producing MAQAYVTETGSDGSGPERRGPRLRRLLDKLRRSLGSWRGDRGIWRRGLVLAALALILALVMLLHAQIPNRIGNLGSLTETFLPWLGVFIPVLLVLGLVRKSASALIAVVLPAIVWLNLFGGLLTDRTGAGGELTVATHNVNAENPDPSRTARDVAASGADVVALEELKATAVPTYEKALAPTYKYHSVEGTVGLWSKYPMTGTKPVDIKLGWTRAMRATVTTPNGQVAVYVAHLPSVRVKLQAGFTARQRDRSADALGEAIADEALQKVVLLGDLNGTMNDRALNAVTSQMRSTQGAAGSGFGFSWPASFPMARIDQIMVKGIEPVTSWTLPRTGSDHLPIAARVKLAATGS from the coding sequence ATGGCGCAGGCGTACGTGACGGAGACGGGCAGCGACGGCTCGGGACCCGAGCGTCGAGGTCCCCGGCTTCGGCGCCTGCTGGACAAGCTCCGGCGCTCGCTGGGCTCCTGGCGCGGCGACCGCGGCATCTGGCGCCGCGGACTGGTCCTGGCCGCGCTCGCCCTGATCCTCGCCCTGGTGATGCTGCTGCACGCGCAGATCCCCAACAGGATCGGCAACCTCGGCAGTCTCACCGAGACGTTCCTGCCGTGGCTCGGCGTCTTCATCCCCGTCCTGCTGGTCCTCGGCCTCGTACGGAAGTCCGCGAGCGCCCTGATCGCCGTCGTGCTGCCCGCGATCGTCTGGCTGAACCTGTTCGGCGGACTGCTCACCGATCGGACCGGTGCCGGCGGCGAACTGACCGTCGCCACGCACAACGTCAACGCGGAGAACCCGGACCCTTCCCGTACCGCCCGTGACGTGGCCGCGTCCGGCGCCGACGTGGTGGCCCTGGAGGAGCTGAAGGCCACGGCCGTCCCCACGTACGAGAAGGCACTCGCCCCGACGTACAAGTACCACTCCGTGGAGGGCACCGTCGGGCTGTGGAGCAAGTACCCGATGACCGGCACCAAGCCCGTCGACATCAAGCTCGGCTGGACGCGCGCGATGCGCGCCACGGTGACGACCCCGAACGGCCAGGTCGCGGTGTACGTCGCCCATCTGCCCTCGGTCCGGGTGAAGCTGCAGGCCGGGTTCACCGCCCGCCAGCGCGACCGGAGCGCCGACGCGCTCGGTGAGGCGATCGCCGACGAGGCACTGCAGAAGGTCGTCCTGCTCGGCGACCTCAACGGCACGATGAACGACCGCGCGCTGAACGCCGTCACCTCGCAGATGCGCTCCACCCAGGGCGCGGCGGGCAGCGGCTTCGGGTTCAGCTGGCCCGCGTCGTTCCCGATGGCCCGGATCGACCAGATCATGGTCAAGGGCATCGAGCCGGTGACCTCCTGGACCCTGCCCAGGACCGGCAGCGACCACCTCCCGATCGCCGCCCGGGTCAAGCTCGCGGCAACCGGGTCTTAA
- a CDS encoding TetR/AcrR family transcriptional regulator — protein sequence MSLADSPARQEGSPRGRPRSEAVERSIIEGAIKLLEDGVPLAEISIERLARTAGVGKATIYRRWSGKEELFVDVMRATEPPDTELPGTSMRDDLIALLEPLRQRGLASRSSALLHNVYAQIKSSPKIWAAYQAIVIEPRRLTTFEVLRRGQRDGELRDDVDIEVINDLFVGPMLVRAVMRPDAELPEDLAEQIVDTVLAGLRPDRP from the coding sequence GTGAGCCTCGCGGACAGCCCAGCCAGGCAAGAGGGGTCCCCCCGGGGGCGTCCCCGCAGCGAGGCCGTCGAGCGCTCCATCATCGAGGGCGCGATAAAACTCCTGGAGGACGGCGTCCCCCTCGCGGAGATCTCCATCGAACGCCTGGCCAGGACCGCGGGCGTCGGCAAGGCGACCATCTACCGCCGTTGGAGCGGCAAGGAGGAACTCTTCGTCGACGTCATGCGCGCCACCGAGCCTCCGGACACCGAACTCCCGGGCACCTCGATGCGCGACGACCTGATAGCCCTTCTGGAGCCGCTGCGCCAGCGGGGCCTGGCCAGCCGCTCCTCGGCGCTCCTGCACAACGTCTACGCCCAGATCAAGTCCAGCCCCAAGATCTGGGCCGCGTACCAGGCGATCGTCATCGAACCGCGGCGCCTGACCACCTTCGAGGTCCTGCGCCGCGGACAGCGGGACGGCGAGCTCCGCGACGACGTGGACATCGAGGTCATCAACGACCTCTTCGTCGGCCCCATGCTGGTACGCGCCGTCATGCGCCCGGACGCCGAACTCCCCGAGGACCTGGCCGAACAGATCGTCGACACGGTACTCGCGGGACTGCGTCCCGACCGCCCCTAG
- a CDS encoding S53 family peptidase yields the protein MRSNRATMRAGVSMAATLPLLAGALALGIPTANAADGPSRDTLTGTKPAWATAKADKGASSDNSQVFARVYLAGRNAAGLAAYAKAVSDPNSASYGKYLSAKQTQTRFGATKAQVAAVTSWLKSAGLKVTGTTQHYVSVTGDVAAAEKAFGTQLHNYAKGNKTYRAPSKTASAPAALNGAVLTVTGLDNAPHKATHDDTLPPPDAVFKNSGPFSSYYGSNTASTLPNAYGKKIPYAIEGYTGKQLRAAYGAGKRTGKGVRVAITDAYASPTIAFDAATYAKKHGDSAYSSSQLRQVLPGTYTQTEACGAAGWYGEETLDVEAVHAVAPDASITYVGAASCFDNDLLDSLNKIVDNHLADIVSNSWGDIEANQTPDLAAAYDQTFQFGAVEGIGFYFSSGDNGDEVANTGTKQVDTPANSAWVTAVGGTSLAVGKGDKYQFETGWGTEKASLAADGKSWTGFPGAFTSGAGGGTSKTVAQPFYQKAVVPGALAKANGTTAMRTVPDIAAVADPNTGFKVGQTQTFPDGSQQYSEYRIGGTSLAAPVIAAVQALAQEARGGKAIGFANPSIYAKYGSKAYHDVTDTPTGSELAVARVDFANSIDASGGLLTSVRSLGKDSSLKAVRGYDDVTGVGTPTSGYVESYRSKHGH from the coding sequence ATGAGATCCAATCGCGCCACCATGCGCGCCGGGGTGAGCATGGCAGCAACACTGCCGCTGCTCGCCGGCGCGCTGGCGCTCGGTATACCCACGGCCAACGCCGCGGACGGTCCCAGCCGGGACACCCTCACGGGCACCAAGCCCGCGTGGGCCACGGCGAAGGCGGACAAGGGGGCCTCGTCCGACAACTCCCAGGTCTTCGCCCGGGTCTACCTGGCCGGCCGGAACGCTGCCGGTCTGGCCGCGTACGCCAAGGCCGTGTCCGACCCGAACTCGGCCTCGTACGGCAAGTACCTCAGCGCCAAGCAGACGCAGACCCGTTTCGGTGCCACCAAGGCGCAGGTCGCCGCGGTGACCTCGTGGCTGAAGTCGGCGGGCCTGAAGGTCACCGGCACCACGCAGCACTACGTCTCCGTCACCGGTGACGTGGCCGCCGCCGAGAAGGCGTTCGGCACCCAGCTGCACAACTACGCCAAGGGCAACAAGACCTACCGCGCGCCGTCGAAGACGGCCTCCGCGCCGGCCGCCCTCAACGGCGCCGTCCTGACCGTCACCGGCCTGGACAACGCCCCGCACAAGGCGACGCACGACGACACGCTGCCGCCCCCGGACGCGGTCTTCAAGAACTCCGGGCCGTTCTCCTCGTACTACGGCTCGAACACCGCGAGCACCCTGCCGAACGCGTACGGCAAGAAGATCCCGTACGCGATCGAGGGTTACACGGGCAAGCAGCTGCGCGCCGCCTACGGCGCGGGCAAGCGCACCGGCAAGGGTGTGCGGGTCGCCATCACCGACGCGTACGCCTCGCCGACCATCGCGTTCGACGCGGCCACGTACGCCAAGAAGCACGGTGACTCGGCGTACAGCAGCAGCCAGCTGCGTCAGGTGCTGCCCGGCACCTACACGCAGACCGAGGCGTGCGGTGCGGCCGGCTGGTACGGCGAGGAGACCCTCGACGTCGAGGCCGTGCACGCCGTCGCGCCGGACGCGAGCATCACCTACGTGGGTGCCGCGTCCTGCTTCGACAACGATCTGCTCGACTCGCTGAACAAGATCGTCGACAACCACCTGGCCGACATCGTCTCCAACTCGTGGGGCGACATCGAGGCCAACCAGACGCCGGACCTCGCGGCCGCCTACGACCAGACCTTCCAGTTCGGCGCGGTCGAGGGCATCGGCTTCTACTTCTCCTCCGGTGACAACGGTGACGAGGTCGCCAACACCGGCACGAAGCAGGTCGACACCCCGGCCAACTCGGCGTGGGTGACGGCGGTCGGCGGTACGTCGCTGGCGGTCGGCAAGGGCGACAAGTACCAGTTCGAGACCGGCTGGGGCACCGAGAAGGCCTCGCTCGCGGCCGACGGCAAGAGCTGGACCGGCTTCCCGGGCGCGTTCACCTCGGGCGCGGGCGGCGGCACCAGCAAGACCGTGGCGCAGCCCTTCTACCAGAAGGCTGTCGTGCCCGGCGCGCTCGCCAAGGCCAACGGCACGACGGCCATGCGCACCGTGCCGGACATCGCGGCGGTCGCCGACCCCAACACCGGTTTCAAGGTCGGCCAGACGCAGACCTTCCCGGACGGGTCCCAGCAGTACAGCGAGTACCGGATCGGCGGCACCTCGCTCGCCGCGCCGGTGATCGCGGCCGTCCAGGCCCTGGCCCAGGAGGCGCGCGGCGGCAAGGCGATCGGTTTCGCCAACCCGTCGATCTACGCGAAGTACGGCTCCAAGGCGTACCACGACGTGACGGACACCCCCACGGGCTCCGAACTCGCCGTGGCGCGCGTGGACTTCGCCAACTCCATCGACGCCTCGGGCGGTCTGCTCACCTCCGTCCGCAGCCTCGGCAAGGACAGCTCCCTGAAGGCCGTGCGCGGCTACGACGACGTCACCGGTGTGGGCACGCCCACCTCGGGCTACGTCGAGTCGTACCGCTCCAAGCACGGTCACTGA
- a CDS encoding MFS transporter, translating into MPLALLALAVGAFGIGTTEFVMMGLLPDVADDLHISIPSAGHLVSAYALGVVIGAPLLAAATARMSRRKVLIALMGLFVAGNALSAFAPDYHWLLAARFVSGLPHGAFFGVGAVVATNLVAPERKARSVSLMFLGLTVANIAGVPVATFIGQHFGWRATFLGVSAIGLAAIASLAFLIPRDHTHGPTGGLRGELAALRSLPVWLALGTTVAGFGALFSAYSYITPMLTDSAGYADSSVTLLLALFGVGATVGNLVGGRLADHSLRGTLFGGLVSLVTVLALFPVLMSAQWSAAVAVTLLGAAAFITGSPLQLMVMEKASAAPSLASSANQAAFNLANAGGAWIGGIALAAGFGTTSPALAGALLAVLGLAVAATAYTVDRRRAEVPAPTPGRLVATHVPPHPEHANH; encoded by the coding sequence ATGCCTCTGGCCCTGCTCGCCCTAGCCGTGGGCGCCTTCGGCATCGGTACCACCGAGTTCGTGATGATGGGCCTGCTGCCCGACGTCGCGGACGACCTCCACATATCCATCCCCAGCGCCGGACACCTCGTCTCGGCCTACGCCCTCGGCGTGGTGATCGGCGCCCCGCTGCTCGCCGCGGCCACCGCCCGGATGTCCCGCCGCAAGGTCCTCATCGCCCTGATGGGGCTCTTCGTGGCCGGCAACGCGCTCTCCGCCTTCGCCCCCGACTACCACTGGCTGCTCGCCGCCCGCTTCGTCAGCGGTCTGCCGCACGGCGCCTTCTTCGGCGTCGGCGCCGTCGTCGCCACCAACCTCGTCGCCCCCGAGCGCAAGGCGCGCTCCGTCTCGCTGATGTTCCTCGGCCTGACCGTCGCGAACATCGCGGGCGTCCCCGTCGCCACCTTCATCGGCCAGCACTTCGGCTGGCGGGCCACCTTCCTCGGCGTGAGCGCGATCGGTCTGGCGGCGATAGCCTCGCTCGCGTTCCTCATCCCGCGCGACCACACGCACGGCCCCACGGGCGGCCTGCGCGGCGAACTGGCCGCCCTGCGTTCGCTCCCCGTCTGGCTGGCCCTCGGTACGACGGTCGCGGGCTTCGGCGCCCTCTTCTCCGCGTACAGCTACATCACGCCGATGCTCACGGACTCCGCCGGGTACGCCGACTCCAGCGTCACGCTGCTGCTCGCGCTGTTCGGCGTCGGAGCGACGGTCGGCAACCTCGTGGGCGGCCGCCTCGCGGACCACTCCCTGCGCGGCACCCTCTTCGGCGGGCTCGTCTCGCTGGTCACGGTCCTCGCCCTCTTCCCCGTCCTCATGAGCGCACAGTGGAGTGCGGCCGTCGCGGTCACCCTCCTCGGCGCCGCCGCCTTCATCACCGGCTCGCCCCTCCAGCTGATGGTCATGGAGAAGGCCTCCGCCGCGCCGTCCCTGGCGTCCTCCGCCAACCAGGCCGCGTTCAACCTCGCGAACGCCGGCGGTGCGTGGATCGGCGGCATCGCGCTGGCCGCGGGCTTCGGTACGACGTCGCCCGCGCTGGCGGGTGCTCTGCTCGCCGTCCTCGGCCTCGCGGTCGCCGCGACGGCGTACACCGTGGACCGCCGCCGCGCCGAGGTCCCCGCCCCCACGCCGGGCCGCCTGGTCGCGACCCACGTCCCCCCACACCCGGAACACGCGAATCACTGA